The Fragaria vesca subsp. vesca unplaced genomic scaffold, FraVesHawaii_1.0 scf0510687, whole genome shotgun sequence genome window below encodes:
- the LOC101291393 gene encoding DDB1- and CUL4-associated factor 8-like yields the protein MASTIFATEKRGYGGPEGSLGIVKQLNMYAELKGHNDRVSSMEFNSSGDLLVSGSYDKQVIFWNWEAKSRRLSYDPGHPEEVYQTKIMPFTNDRRILTACRGGQVRLGEVSKDGQVHTKRLGSHRGAVHKLAIEPGNPNILYSCGDDSFIQHFDLRNSSATKLFSCNKLIRGEPHPVMLHLYQMVFDPSNPNYFCLGGNDAYARVYDIRKCWQGASSSMVEPVNTFCPAHLIHPDHFMITGLAYSDSGELLVSYCDELIYLFQKNMGLCPSSFLPEDMEKLDKPEQFVGHRNAHICRVSFFGPNDEYVMSGSYGGHIFIWKKNGGELIRVMTGHSPHVHDTQPHPHNPVIAACGSGYNLELWAPITNDDASPLPDDITQIMESNRQARSDFYMPIFR from the exons ATGGCTTCTACGATATTTGCAACCGAGAAACGGGGCTACGGCGGCCCAGAAGGTTCGCTC ggaATTGTAAAGCAATTAAATATGTATGCGGAACTAAAAGGGCATAACGATCGTGTAAGCAGCATGGAATTCAACTCCAGCGGTGACCTCCTTGTGTCAGGGTCTTATGATAAACAGGTCATATTTTGGAACTGGGAAGCTAAATCTAGAAGACTCTCTTACGATCCTGGACACCCGGAGGAGGTATACCAAACCAAGATAATGCCTTTCACGAATGATCGGAGAATACTAACTGCATGTCGAGGTGGTCAG GTGAGGCTAGGTGAGGTCTCAAAGGATGGCCAAGTTCATACAAAAAGATTGGGATCTCACAGAGGCGCTGTTCACAAGCTAGCTATAGAGCCTGGAAACCCCAACATACTTTACAGCTGTGGTGACGATTCTTTTATTCAACAC TTTGATCTGCGAAACAGTTCTGCTACTAAGCTATTCAGTTGCAACAAATTGATAAGAGGAGAGCCGCATCCTGTCATGTTACATTTGTATCAGATGGTATTCGACCCATCGAATCCAAACTACTTTTGCCTAGGAGGCAATGATGCATATGCACGCGTCTACGACATAAGAAAATGCTGGCAGGGCGCATCTAGTAGTATGGTTGAACCTGTGAACACATTTTGCCCTGCTCACCTGATTCATCCAGACCATTTTATGATCACAGGGTTGGCATACTCCGACTCCGGTGAGCTGCTTGTGAGCTATTGTGATGAGCTCATTTATCTTTTCCAAAAGAATATGGGGTTGTGTCCCTCATCATTCCTACCTGAAGATATGGAGAAGCTTGACAAGCCGGAACAATTCGTTGGTCATAGAAATGCACACATATGTAGAGTGAGTTTCTTTGGGCCTAATGATGAGTATGTTATGAGTGGGAGTTATGGCGGCCATATCTTCATATGGAAGAAGAATGGAGGTGAACTTATTCGTGTTATGACCGGCCATTCTCCTCATGTACATGACACTCAGCCGCATCCACATAATCCGGTCATCGCCGCCTGCGGATCGGGATACAATCTAGAGCTCTGGGCTCCTATAACAAATGATGATGCATCTCCACTGCCTGACGACATTACACAG ATTATGGAGTCTAATCGTCAAGCTAGAAGTGATTTTtatatgccgatttttcgctAG